From the Rhodoferax sp. WC2427 genome, one window contains:
- the rpoC gene encoding DNA-directed RNA polymerase subunit beta': protein MKSLLDLFKQFTPDSHFDAIRIGMASPEKIRSWSFGEVKKPETINYRTFKPERDGLFCAKIFGPIKDYECLCGKYKRLKHRGVICEKCGVEVTQTKVRRERMGHIDLAAPCAHIWFLKSLPSRLGLVLDMTLRDIERVLYFEAYVVTDPGMTPLKKFAIMSEDDFDAKTKEYGDEFVAKMGAEGIKDLLEAIEIDASIERLRGDLTGSEVKIKKNSKRLKLLEAFKKSGIKPEWMVLNVLPVLPPDLRPLVPLDGGRFATSDLNDLYRRVINRNSRLRRLLELKAPEIIARNEKRMLQEAVDSLLDNGRRGKAMTGANKRALKSLADMIKGKSGRFRQNLLGKRVDYSGRSVIVVGPTLKLHQCGLPKLMALELFKPFIFSRLEAMGIATTIKAAKKEVESGTPVVWDILEEVIKEHPVMLNRAPTLHRLGIQAFEPILIEGKAIQLHPLVCSAFNADFDGDQMAVHVPLSVEAQMEARTLMLASNNILFPANGEPSIVPSQDVVLGLYYTTRDRINGKGEGLIFSDTGEVQRAFDAGEVELTARINVRLTEYTKNKETGEFEPSTKLWETTAGRALLSEILPKGLPFSNINKALKKKEISKLINVSFRKCGLKETVVFADKLLQNGFRLATKAGISICIDDMLVPQEKHGIIARAEKEVKEIANQYVSGLVTSGERYNKVVDIWGKAGDEVSKVMMAQLSKEKTIDRHGKEVEQESFNSIYMMADSGARGSAAQIRQVAGMRGLMAKPDGSIIETPITANFREGLNVLEYFISTHGARKGLADTALKTANSGYLTRRLVDVTQDLVVTEQDCGTANGYLMRAIVEGGEVIESLRDRILGRTAAEDVLHPEDRSVLAIAGAMLDEDAIDILEVAGVDEVKVRTALTCATRFGICAKCYGRDLGRGGLINGGEAVGVIAAQSIGEPGTQLTMRTFHIGGAASRAAIASSVEAKSNGTIGFNATMRYVSNSKNELVVIARSGEIIITEHGRERERHKVPYGAILSVTADQVVKAGTILANWDPLTRPIITEFAGMSKFENVEEGLTVARQVDEVTGLSTMVVIDPKRRGAAKVIRPQVKLIDANGNEVKITGTDHSVTIGFPIGALIQVRDGQDVGRGEVLARIPIEGQKTRDITGGLPRVAELFEARTPKDKGMLAEMTGTVSFGKETKGKVRLQITDPEGTVWDELIPKEKSILVHEGQVVNKGENIVDGPADPQDILRLLGMEELARYIVDEVQDVYRLQGVKINDKHIEVIVRQMLRRVVVENAGDSGYINGEQVERSEMLDTNDALRAEGKIPAVFTNLLLGITKASLSTDSFISAASFQETTRVLTEAAIMGKRDELRGLKENVIVGRLIPAGTGMAYHQARLAKDLMDDAERRAIAESEAAELADAQEATSMSEANEGSAHE, encoded by the coding sequence ATGAAATCATTACTCGACCTGTTCAAGCAGTTCACGCCCGATTCGCATTTCGATGCGATTCGGATCGGCATGGCCTCCCCCGAAAAAATTCGGTCATGGTCTTTCGGTGAAGTGAAAAAGCCGGAAACCATCAACTACCGCACCTTCAAGCCCGAGCGGGATGGCCTGTTTTGTGCCAAGATTTTTGGCCCTATCAAAGACTACGAATGCCTGTGCGGCAAGTACAAGCGCCTAAAGCACCGCGGTGTGATCTGCGAAAAGTGCGGCGTTGAAGTCACGCAGACCAAAGTGCGCCGCGAACGCATGGGCCATATCGATCTGGCCGCGCCTTGCGCCCACATCTGGTTCCTGAAATCGCTGCCGTCGCGTCTGGGCCTGGTGCTCGACATGACCCTGCGCGATATTGAACGCGTGCTGTACTTTGAAGCCTATGTGGTCACCGACCCTGGCATGACCCCGCTGAAGAAATTCGCGATCATGTCGGAAGACGACTTTGACGCCAAGACCAAAGAGTACGGTGACGAATTCGTGGCCAAGATGGGCGCGGAAGGTATCAAGGACCTGCTGGAAGCCATCGAAATCGATGCATCGATCGAGCGTCTGCGCGGTGACCTGACTGGCTCCGAAGTCAAGATCAAGAAGAATTCCAAGCGACTTAAGCTGCTGGAAGCGTTCAAGAAGTCGGGTATCAAGCCCGAATGGATGGTGCTGAACGTACTGCCCGTGCTGCCACCGGATTTGCGTCCGCTGGTGCCGCTGGATGGCGGCCGTTTCGCCACCTCCGATCTGAACGACCTGTACCGCCGCGTCATCAACCGCAACAGCCGTCTGCGCCGTTTGCTCGAGTTGAAGGCTCCAGAAATCATTGCTCGCAACGAAAAGCGCATGCTGCAGGAAGCGGTCGATTCGCTGCTGGACAACGGCCGCCGCGGCAAAGCGATGACGGGTGCCAACAAGCGTGCACTCAAGTCCTTGGCCGACATGATCAAGGGCAAGAGCGGTCGTTTCCGCCAGAATTTGCTGGGCAAGCGCGTCGATTACTCTGGCCGTTCGGTCATTGTGGTGGGCCCAACGCTCAAGCTGCACCAGTGCGGTTTGCCCAAGCTGATGGCGTTGGAATTGTTCAAACCTTTCATCTTCTCGCGCCTGGAAGCCATGGGCATCGCCACCACCATCAAGGCGGCGAAAAAAGAAGTTGAATCCGGCACGCCGGTAGTCTGGGACATTCTGGAAGAGGTGATTAAAGAGCACCCGGTGATGCTGAACCGTGCACCTACGCTGCACCGTTTGGGCATCCAGGCTTTTGAGCCGATTCTGATCGAAGGCAAGGCCATCCAGCTGCATCCGCTCGTCTGCTCGGCATTCAACGCCGACTTTGACGGTGACCAAATGGCCGTCCACGTACCGCTGTCGGTTGAAGCGCAGATGGAAGCCCGCACCCTGATGCTGGCTTCGAACAACATCTTGTTCCCTGCCAACGGCGAGCCTTCCATCGTGCCGTCGCAAGACGTGGTGCTGGGTCTGTACTACACGACCCGCGACCGTATCAACGGCAAAGGCGAAGGTCTGATTTTTTCGGACACCGGCGAAGTACAGCGCGCATTCGACGCGGGTGAGGTTGAACTCACCGCCCGCATCAACGTGCGATTGACCGAGTACACCAAGAACAAGGAAACGGGCGAGTTCGAGCCATCGACCAAGCTGTGGGAAACCACCGCAGGCCGGGCCCTGCTGTCGGAAATCCTGCCCAAGGGTCTGCCCTTCTCCAACATCAATAAGGCGTTGAAGAAGAAGGAAATCTCCAAGCTGATCAATGTGTCGTTCCGCAAGTGCGGCTTGAAAGAGACCGTGGTGTTCGCCGACAAGCTGCTTCAAAACGGCTTCCGTCTGGCCACCAAGGCCGGTATTTCGATCTGCATCGACGACATGCTGGTGCCGCAGGAAAAGCACGGCATCATTGCCCGGGCTGAAAAGGAAGTCAAAGAAATCGCCAACCAGTATGTGTCGGGTCTGGTGACCTCGGGCGAGCGCTACAACAAGGTGGTGGACATCTGGGGCAAAGCCGGTGACGAAGTCTCCAAGGTAATGATGGCCCAGCTCTCCAAAGAGAAGACCATCGATCGCCATGGCAAGGAAGTCGAGCAGGAGTCGTTCAATTCCATCTACATGATGGCCGACTCCGGTGCCCGCGGCTCCGCAGCCCAGATTCGCCAGGTGGCTGGCATGCGCGGTTTGATGGCCAAGCCAGACGGCTCGATCATTGAAACCCCCATTACCGCCAACTTCCGCGAAGGTCTGAACGTGTTGGAGTACTTCATTTCCACCCACGGTGCCCGTAAGGGTCTCGCGGATACGGCTTTGAAGACGGCCAACTCGGGCTACCTGACCCGCCGTCTGGTGGACGTGACACAAGACTTGGTTGTGACCGAGCAAGACTGCGGCACCGCCAATGGTTACCTGATGCGCGCCATCGTCGAAGGCGGTGAAGTCATCGAATCGCTGCGCGACCGCATCCTGGGTCGTACTGCAGCCGAAGACGTGCTGCACCCCGAAGACCGCTCGGTGCTGGCCATTGCCGGTGCCATGCTGGACGAAGATGCCATCGACATCCTGGAAGTCGCTGGTGTGGACGAAGTCAAGGTGCGTACGGCACTGACCTGCGCCACCCGCTTCGGCATCTGCGCCAAGTGCTATGGCCGCGATCTGGGCCGTGGTGGTTTGATCAACGGTGGCGAGGCTGTGGGTGTGATTGCTGCCCAGTCCATCGGCGAACCCGGTACCCAGCTGACGATGCGGACTTTCCACATTGGTGGTGCGGCATCCCGCGCCGCCATTGCCTCCAGCGTCGAAGCCAAGTCCAACGGCACGATCGGCTTCAACGCCACGATGCGCTATGTGTCCAATAGCAAGAACGAGCTGGTCGTGATTGCCCGTTCGGGTGAAATTATCATCACTGAGCATGGCCGCGAACGTGAACGCCATAAGGTGCCTTACGGTGCCATCCTGTCGGTCACGGCCGACCAGGTGGTCAAGGCCGGCACTATCCTGGCAAACTGGGATCCGTTGACCCGTCCCATCATTACCGAGTTTGCGGGTATGAGCAAATTCGAGAACGTGGAAGAAGGCCTGACGGTTGCTCGCCAGGTGGACGAAGTCACCGGCTTGTCCACCATGGTGGTCATTGATCCGAAGCGCCGTGGCGCAGCAAAGGTGATCCGTCCGCAGGTCAAGCTGATCGACGCGAACGGCAACGAAGTGAAGATCACTGGCACCGACCACTCGGTGACCATTGGCTTCCCTATCGGTGCACTGATCCAGGTGCGCGACGGCCAGGACGTAGGCCGCGGCGAAGTATTGGCCCGTATCCCGATCGAAGGCCAGAAGACGCGCGACATTACCGGCGGTTTGCCACGGGTGGCAGAGCTGTTTGAAGCCCGTACGCCGAAAGACAAGGGCATGCTGGCCGAAATGACCGGTACCGTGTCGTTCGGCAAGGAAACCAAGGGCAAGGTTCGCCTGCAGATCACCGACCCCGAAGGTACGGTCTGGGACGAACTGATTCCCAAGGAAAAGAGCATCCTGGTGCACGAAGGCCAAGTGGTCAACAAGGGCGAAAACATTGTGGACGGCCCGGCCGACCCACAAGACATCTTGCGCTTGCTGGGCATGGAAGAACTGGCCCGCTACATCGTGGACGAAGTGCAGGACGTGTACCGCTTGCAAGGCGTGAAGATCAACGACAAGCATATTGAAGTGATCGTGCGCCAGATGCTTCGCCGTGTGGTGGTAGAGAACGCCGGTGACTCCGGTTACATCAATGGCGAACAGGTCGAACGCAGCGAAATGCTCGACACCAACGACGCTTTACGCGCCGAAGGCAAGATCCCCGCTGTCTTTACCAACCTGTTGCTGGGTATCACCAAGGCATCGCTGTCCACCGACAGCTTCATCTCCGCAGCGTCCTTCCAGGAAACCACGCGTGTGTTGACCGAAGCTGCCATCATGGGCAAACGCGACGAGTTGCGTGGTCTGAAGGAAAACGTGATCGTTGGCCGTCTGATCCCCGCTGGTACCGGCATGGCTTA
- the rplL gene encoding 50S ribosomal protein L7/L12 — protein sequence MAFDKDAFLTALDSMTVLELNDLVKAIEEKFGVSAAAMAGPAAAAGPAAAAEEKTEFNVVLVEAGAQKVSVIKAVREITGLGLKEAKDLVDGAPKAVKEGISKADADAAMKKLVDAGAKVELK from the coding sequence ATGGCATTCGATAAAGACGCATTTTTGACCGCGCTTGACAGCATGACGGTCCTGGAACTCAACGACCTGGTGAAAGCCATCGAAGAGAAATTTGGCGTAAGCGCAGCTGCAATGGCTGGCCCTGCCGCTGCTGCTGGCCCTGCCGCCGCTGCCGAAGAAAAGACGGAATTCAACGTCGTTCTGGTTGAAGCTGGCGCCCAAAAGGTGTCGGTCATTAAGGCAGTTCGCGAAATCACCGGCCTGGGCTTGAAAGAAGCCAAGGACCTGGTGGACGGTGCTCCTAAGGCAGTCAAGGAAGGCATCTCCAAGGCTGATGCTGATGCAGCCATGAAGAAGCTGGTTGATGCTGGCGCTAAAGTCGAACTGAAGTAA
- the rplJ gene encoding 50S ribosomal protein L10, protein MSLNRSEKEAVITDVTSLAAKAQTLVMAEYRGITVADMTKLRSAARSNGVTLSVLKNTLARRAVAGSAFEIVSDQMTGPLIYGFSVDAVAAAKVVAEFSKTNDKLVIRGGAFGGKVLDVNGVKQLASIPSKEVLLAQLLGLMQSPISRTARVLAALATQKGAGSTEPAAEAAPEAAAEVAPA, encoded by the coding sequence TTGAGTCTTAATCGCAGTGAGAAAGAAGCGGTCATTACCGATGTGACCAGCCTCGCCGCTAAAGCTCAAACGCTCGTGATGGCGGAATACCGTGGTATCACGGTCGCTGACATGACCAAATTGCGCTCAGCAGCGCGTAGCAATGGCGTGACCTTAAGCGTGTTGAAAAACACCTTGGCCCGCCGTGCTGTCGCAGGCAGTGCTTTTGAAATCGTGTCCGACCAGATGACCGGTCCGCTGATCTATGGCTTTTCTGTGGATGCCGTAGCTGCTGCCAAGGTAGTAGCTGAATTCTCGAAAACCAACGACAAGTTGGTGATTCGCGGTGGCGCATTCGGTGGAAAAGTTCTGGACGTGAACGGCGTTAAGCAACTGGCAAGCATCCCTTCCAAGGAAGTTTTGTTGGCGCAGTTGCTGGGCTTGATGCAGTCCCCGATTTCGCGTACGGCACGTGTGCTGGCCGCATTGGCGACACAAAAGGGCGCAGGTTCTACCGAACCAGCAGCCGAAGCGGCCCCGGAAGCGGCTGCCGAAGTTGCTCCGGCGTAA
- the rplA gene encoding 50S ribosomal protein L1: MSKLTKKQKAFAGKIDSNKLYPLADALVIIKECANAKFDESIDVAVQLGIDAKKSDQVVRGAVVLPNGTGKTKRVAVFAQGAKAEEAKAAGADIVGMDDLAAMIKAGDMPFDIVIAAPDAMRVVGTLGQILGPRGLMPNPKVGTVTPDVATAVKNAKAGQVQFRVDKAGIVHSTIGRRSFDSDKLQGNLAALIDALAKAKPASSKGLYLRKVAVSSTMGVGVRVDTQTIAA, translated from the coding sequence ATGTCCAAGCTGACCAAAAAACAGAAAGCCTTTGCTGGCAAGATTGACAGCAACAAGCTGTATCCATTGGCTGATGCCTTGGTAATCATTAAAGAGTGCGCCAACGCCAAGTTCGATGAGTCCATCGACGTGGCTGTGCAGCTCGGTATCGATGCTAAGAAGTCGGACCAAGTGGTCCGTGGCGCTGTCGTATTGCCTAACGGCACCGGCAAGACCAAGCGTGTTGCGGTATTTGCCCAAGGTGCCAAGGCTGAAGAAGCCAAGGCCGCTGGTGCAGACATCGTCGGCATGGACGATCTGGCAGCCATGATCAAAGCAGGCGATATGCCATTTGACATCGTGATCGCCGCTCCCGACGCCATGCGCGTTGTGGGTACTTTGGGTCAGATTCTGGGCCCGCGCGGCCTGATGCCTAACCCAAAAGTTGGCACGGTCACTCCCGATGTTGCTACGGCTGTTAAGAACGCCAAAGCAGGTCAGGTGCAGTTCCGTGTGGACAAGGCCGGTATCGTGCACAGCACGATTGGTCGTCGCTCGTTCGACTCTGACAAGTTGCAAGGCAACTTGGCAGCCTTGATCGATGCCTTGGCCAAAGCCAAGCCCGCTTCGAGCAAAGGTCTGTATTTACGTAAAGTCGCGGTTTCGAGCACGATGGGTGTGGGCGTTCGCGTCGATACGCAAACCATCGCAGCGTAA
- the rplK gene encoding 50S ribosomal protein L11, with translation MAKKIVGFIKLQVPAGKANPSPPIGPALGQRGLNIMEFCKAFNAQTQGVEPGLPLPVVITAFADKSFTFIIKTPPATVLIKKAIKLDKGSSTPHSAKVGKITRAQLEEIAKTKMKDMTAADLDAAVRTIAGTARSMGVNVEGV, from the coding sequence ATGGCGAAAAAAATCGTCGGGTTTATCAAGCTGCAAGTACCAGCCGGTAAAGCCAATCCATCCCCCCCGATCGGCCCTGCATTGGGTCAACGTGGTTTGAACATCATGGAGTTCTGCAAGGCATTCAATGCGCAGACCCAAGGTGTTGAGCCAGGTCTGCCATTGCCAGTGGTGATCACTGCATTTGCAGATAAAAGCTTTACCTTCATTATCAAAACGCCTCCAGCGACCGTTTTGATCAAGAAAGCCATCAAGCTCGACAAGGGTTCTTCGACACCGCACAGCGCGAAAGTCGGCAAGATCACCCGTGCCCAGCTCGAAGAAATTGCAAAGACCAAGATGAAAGACATGACGGCCGCCGATCTGGATGCTGCCGTCCGTACGATTGCTGGTACTGCCCGGTCTATGGGTGTGAATGTGGAGGGCGTGTAA
- the nusG gene encoding transcription termination/antitermination protein NusG — protein MTDVVEMSAAEPSATPVNPDLRWYIVHAYSGMEKAVERNITERILQSGMQQKFARILVPTEEVVEIKNGQRKTTERRLFPGYVFVEMVMDDESWHLVKHTNKVTGFVGGAKNRPAPISEAEVQKIVSQMQEGTDKPRHKVEFLVGEFVRVKEGPFTDFNGSVEEVNYEKSKVRVSVTIFGRATPVELEFSQIEKT, from the coding sequence ATGACTGATGTTGTAGAAATGAGCGCGGCGGAACCGTCGGCGACTCCTGTGAATCCTGATTTGCGTTGGTACATCGTGCACGCTTATTCCGGAATGGAAAAAGCAGTCGAGCGCAATATTACCGAACGGATTCTTCAGTCCGGCATGCAGCAAAAATTTGCCCGCATCCTGGTGCCTACCGAAGAAGTTGTTGAAATCAAAAATGGCCAACGCAAGACAACCGAGCGTCGTCTTTTCCCTGGCTATGTGTTTGTCGAAATGGTGATGGACGATGAGTCCTGGCATTTGGTGAAGCACACCAATAAGGTCACCGGATTTGTAGGTGGCGCAAAGAATCGCCCTGCTCCGATTTCAGAAGCAGAAGTGCAGAAAATCGTGAGCCAAATGCAAGAAGGCACCGACAAGCCGCGCCATAAGGTTGAATTCTTGGTGGGCGAATTTGTCCGGGTTAAAGAAGGTCCATTTACAGACTTCAATGGCTCTGTAGAAGAAGTGAACTACGAAAAAAGCAAAGTGCGTGTTTCGGTCACTATTTTTGGCCGCGCCACACCTGTCGAGCTGGAATTTAGCCAGATCGAAAAGACATAA
- the secE gene encoding preprotein translocase subunit SecE, with amino-acid sequence MATSQVETINTNADKAKLGLSAVLVVGALAAFYLLSKQGQIAQWAALIVGVAAAVVVFLSSEPGKQLVAFGRDAWREVKKVVWPTRKEATQMTLYVFGFVVLMALFLWLTDKTLEWVFYDLILGWKK; translated from the coding sequence ATGGCCACTTCACAAGTTGAGACGATCAACACCAACGCAGACAAAGCCAAATTGGGTTTGTCTGCTGTTTTGGTGGTGGGTGCGTTAGCCGCCTTTTATCTGCTGAGCAAGCAAGGGCAGATTGCCCAATGGGCGGCCTTGATTGTGGGCGTAGCCGCAGCAGTCGTGGTGTTTTTGTCCTCCGAGCCCGGCAAGCAACTGGTCGCTTTTGGTCGAGATGCCTGGCGTGAAGTCAAAAAAGTTGTTTGGCCCACACGCAAGGAAGCCACACAGATGACTTTGTACGTCTTCGGCTTCGTAGTACTTATGGCCTTGTTCCTCTGGCTCACTGACAAGACGCTGGAATGGGTTTTTTATGACTTGATTCTGGGCTGGAAAAAGTAA
- the tuf gene encoding elongation factor Tu, translating into MGKEKFTRTKPHVNVGTIGHVDHGKTTLTAAITTVLAAKFGGQAKAYDQIDAAPEEKARGITINTAHVEYETANRHYAHVDCPGHADYVKNMITGAAQMDGAILVCSAADGPMPQTREHILLARQVGVPYIIVFLNKCDMVDDAELLELVEMEVRELLDKYDFPGDTTPIIHGSAKLAMEGDKGPLGEEAIIKLAEALDTYIPMPERAVDGAFLMPVEDVFSISGRGTVVTGRVERGIVKVGEEIEIVGITVTQKTTCTGVEMFRKLLDQGQAGDNVGILLRGTKREDVQRGQVLCKPNSIKPHTHFTSEIYVLSKDEGGRHTPFFNNYRPQFYFRTTDVTGAIELPEGKEMVMPGDNVSITVKLINPIAMEEGLRFAIREGGKTVGAGVVAKIIA; encoded by the coding sequence ATGGGAAAAGAAAAGTTCACACGTACCAAGCCCCACGTCAATGTGGGCACGATCGGCCACGTTGACCATGGCAAAACCACGCTGACCGCCGCCATCACCACCGTGCTGGCAGCCAAGTTCGGCGGCCAAGCCAAGGCGTACGACCAGATCGACGCAGCGCCCGAAGAAAAAGCGCGCGGTATTACCATTAATACCGCCCACGTCGAATACGAAACCGCCAACCGCCATTACGCCCACGTCGACTGCCCAGGCCACGCTGACTATGTGAAGAACATGATCACGGGTGCGGCCCAGATGGACGGCGCGATTCTGGTGTGCTCGGCTGCTGACGGCCCCATGCCCCAGACCCGCGAACACATCCTGTTGGCCCGCCAGGTGGGCGTGCCTTACATCATCGTGTTCCTGAACAAGTGCGACATGGTCGACGACGCCGAACTGCTCGAACTCGTTGAAATGGAAGTGCGCGAGCTGCTCGACAAATACGATTTCCCTGGCGACACCACCCCCATCATCCACGGTTCGGCGAAGCTGGCCATGGAAGGCGACAAGGGTCCCCTGGGCGAAGAAGCCATCATCAAGCTGGCCGAAGCACTCGACACCTACATCCCCATGCCTGAGCGTGCAGTTGACGGCGCATTCCTGATGCCCGTGGAAGACGTGTTCTCGATCTCTGGCCGCGGTACCGTGGTGACCGGTCGCGTGGAGCGCGGTATCGTCAAGGTCGGTGAAGAAATCGAAATCGTCGGTATCACCGTGACCCAGAAGACCACCTGCACCGGCGTGGAAATGTTCCGCAAGCTGCTGGACCAAGGCCAGGCTGGCGACAACGTCGGCATCTTGCTGCGCGGCACCAAGCGTGAAGACGTGCAGCGCGGCCAAGTGCTGTGCAAGCCCAACTCGATCAAGCCACACACGCATTTCACCTCCGAAATCTACGTGCTGAGCAAAGACGAAGGCGGCCGCCACACACCTTTCTTCAACAACTACCGTCCCCAGTTCTACTTCCGTACCACGGACGTGACCGGTGCGATCGAGTTGCCAGAAGGCAAGGAAATGGTCATGCCTGGCGATAACGTGTCGATCACCGTCAAGCTGATCAACCCCATCGCCATGGAAGAAGGTCTGCGCTTCGCTATCCGCGAAGGCGGCAAGACCGTCGGCGCCGGTGTGGTTGCCAAGATCATTGCTTAA
- a CDS encoding uracil-DNA glycosylase, protein MALFQADCLQGWPPLVASVAPDWQPCAADFLASAHGQRLSQFLNQRLAQKVTIYPPQPLRALALTPLGTVKVVILGQDPYHGPGQAEGLAFSVAPGIQPPPSLRNIFKELQQEGMPARAQGGSLVGWAEQGVLLLNTCLTVEDGLPASHAKRGWESLTDAVVMQVAQTAPVCAYLLWGAHAQSKAPLIQQVAAAHGRSILVLQSNHPSPLSALRPPNPFIGNRHFQRANDFLARSGATAIDWSRTA, encoded by the coding sequence ATGGCTCTTTTTCAAGCGGACTGCCTGCAAGGCTGGCCACCGCTTGTCGCCAGTGTTGCACCCGACTGGCAGCCATGCGCGGCGGACTTTCTGGCTTCGGCGCATGGCCAACGACTCAGCCAGTTTCTGAACCAGCGCCTGGCGCAAAAAGTTACGATTTACCCCCCTCAGCCATTACGCGCCTTGGCCCTCACGCCGCTGGGCACGGTCAAGGTTGTCATCCTGGGCCAAGACCCCTACCACGGCCCCGGTCAGGCTGAGGGGCTGGCGTTTTCCGTGGCGCCCGGCATCCAGCCGCCCCCCTCGCTACGCAACATCTTCAAAGAACTCCAGCAAGAAGGCATGCCAGCGCGCGCCCAGGGTGGGTCGCTGGTGGGCTGGGCCGAACAAGGCGTGTTGCTGCTCAACACCTGTCTAACCGTCGAGGACGGACTCCCCGCCAGCCACGCCAAACGCGGCTGGGAATCCTTGACGGACGCGGTCGTCATGCAGGTCGCACAAACCGCTCCGGTGTGCGCCTACCTGCTGTGGGGGGCCCATGCCCAGAGCAAAGCGCCGTTGATTCAGCAAGTCGCTGCGGCCCATGGCCGCAGCATTCTGGTGCTGCAGTCCAACCATCCCTCCCCGCTCTCGGCATTGCGCCCACCCAACCCGTTCATAGGAAACAGGCACTTCCAACGTGCCAACGACTTCCTGGCCCGGTCAGGCGCTACCGCCATCGACTGGTCCCGTACGGCCTAA
- the trpC gene encoding indole-3-glycerol phosphate synthase TrpC — protein sequence MSDILEQIITVKRTEIATAMRRTSLADMRADAESRVLTRDFVGAMRKKIAAGQAAVIAEIKKASPSKGVLRADFIPADIAQSYAEYGAACLSVLTDKQFFQGQVDYLKQARASCQLPVLRKDFIVDAYQVYESRAMGADCILLIAAALEDSHMVELEAIAHSLDMAVLVEVHDAAELQRGLKLKTPLIGINNRNLRTFEVSLDTTLALQKDVPVDRLLVTESGILTTADVQRMRDANIHAFLVGEAFMRAADPGVALASLFATP from the coding sequence ATGTCTGACATCCTCGAACAAATCATCACAGTCAAGCGCACCGAAATCGCCACCGCGATGCGCCGCACCTCCCTCGCAGACATGCGCGCCGACGCGGAATCCCGCGTACTCACCCGCGATTTTGTAGGCGCCATGCGCAAGAAAATCGCCGCCGGACAGGCTGCCGTCATCGCCGAGATCAAAAAAGCCAGCCCCTCCAAAGGTGTGCTGCGCGCCGATTTCATTCCCGCCGACATCGCCCAAAGCTATGCCGAATACGGCGCAGCCTGTTTGTCAGTACTTACCGACAAACAGTTCTTCCAAGGCCAGGTGGACTACCTGAAACAGGCACGCGCCTCCTGCCAGCTGCCAGTGTTGCGCAAAGACTTCATCGTCGACGCCTACCAGGTCTATGAGTCGCGGGCCATGGGTGCCGACTGCATCCTGCTGATCGCCGCGGCCCTGGAGGATAGCCACATGGTCGAGCTGGAGGCCATCGCCCATTCACTGGACATGGCGGTACTGGTGGAAGTGCACGATGCCGCCGAGTTGCAACGCGGCCTGAAACTCAAAACCCCGCTGATCGGCATCAACAACCGCAACCTGCGCACCTTCGAAGTCAGCCTGGACACCACACTGGCGCTGCAAAAAGATGTGCCCGTGGACCGTCTTCTGGTCACCGAAAGCGGCATCCTGACCACGGCCGATGTGCAGCGCATGCGGGACGCCAACATCCACGCGTTCCTGGTCGGCGAAGCCTTCATGCGGGCCGCCGACCCCGGCGTGGCGCTGGCCAGCCTGTTTGCCACTCCGTAA
- a CDS encoding transglycosylase domain-containing protein: MRSMLRWLVLVAFATLALQLFFVGRIALMLVLAPQSTAFERSEAWRLLTGADTPLRWRQEWVPYSQISDNLKRAVIASEDSSFSNHDGVDWEALEKAWDKNEKAQERAAKLAAPAKAKATAPAKPVKPPKVIGGSTITQQLAKNLLLSGERTLLRKGQEFVLTMLLEHLLGKQRILEIYLNNVEWGEGVFGAEAAAQHYFRKPASRLSAFEAARLAVMLPRPKYFEKLPNSGYLGSRAATIVARMPSAELP; encoded by the coding sequence ATGCGTTCCATGCTGCGCTGGCTGGTGCTGGTGGCGTTCGCCACGCTGGCGCTGCAACTGTTTTTTGTGGGCCGCATCGCCCTGATGCTGGTGCTGGCGCCGCAATCCACGGCGTTTGAACGCTCGGAAGCCTGGCGGCTGCTGACCGGTGCCGACACCCCGTTGCGCTGGCGGCAGGAATGGGTGCCCTACAGCCAGATTTCGGACAACCTCAAACGCGCCGTCATCGCCTCGGAAGACAGCAGCTTCTCCAACCACGACGGTGTGGACTGGGAAGCCCTGGAAAAAGCCTGGGACAAGAACGAAAAAGCCCAGGAACGCGCCGCCAAACTGGCCGCGCCCGCCAAAGCCAAGGCGACCGCCCCGGCCAAGCCGGTCAAACCACCCAAAGTCATCGGCGGCTCCACCATCACCCAGCAGCTGGCGAAAAACCTGCTGCTGTCGGGCGAACGCACGCTGCTGCGCAAGGGCCAGGAATTCGTGCTGACCATGCTGCTGGAGCACCTGCTGGGCAAGCAGCGCATCCTCGAGATCTACCTGAACAACGTGGAATGGGGCGAAGGCGTGTTCGGTGCCGAGGCGGCCGCCCAGCATTACTTCCGCAAACCCGCGTCCCGCCTCAGCGCGTTCGAGGCCGCCCGGCTAGCCGTGATGCTGCCCCGGCCCAAGTATTTCGAAAAACTGCCCAATTCCGGCTACCTGGGCAGCCGCGCCGCCACCATCGTGGCCCGCATGCCCAGCGCCGAGCTACCTTGA